The Coffea eugenioides isolate CCC68of chromosome 8, Ceug_1.0, whole genome shotgun sequence genome has a segment encoding these proteins:
- the LOC113780051 gene encoding LRR receptor-like serine/threonine-protein kinase EFR has product MAYERKNFRLASSSCFLFCTLFHIFITASAAAIHFETSNETDYQSLLDIKGLIQGDPFQALSSWNDSIHFCDWRGVTCGLLHQRVTVLNMSSFYLVGSLSPSVGNLTFLRELNIQDNDFHGMIPEEVGRLFRLQYLRFANNSFEGELPLNITGCSELSILDLRGNRLIGGIRDDLSTLSKLYALSLSRNNFSGSIPPSLGNISSLQILNMSRNNLGGNIPAEIGWLSNLHVLELSSNRLLGAVSPQLYNISTLQIFSITNNLLSGQFPATVGLTLPNLTLFLADLNQFFGSIPTTLANAS; this is encoded by the coding sequence ATGGCATATGAAAGGAAGAATTTCAGGCTAGCAAGCTCAtcttgttttttgttttgtactCTTTTTCATATCTTTATTACTGCTTCTGCTGCTGCAATTCATTTCGAGACAAGCAATGAGACAGACTACCAATCTCTGCTTGACATCAAGGGTCTAATACAAGGAGATCCATTCCAGGCTCTAAGCTCCTGGAATGATTCCATTCATTTTTGTGATTGGCGTGGAGTCACATGTGGCCTGCTTCATCAAAGAGTCACTGTCTTGAATATGTCATCATTTTACTTGGTTGGTTCTCTTTCTCCCTCCGTAGGAAACCTTACCTTTCTCAGAGAACTCAATATTCAGGATAACGATTTTCATGGTATGATTCCTGAAGAAGTAGGCAGGCTTTTTCGGCTTCAGTATCTTCGTTTTGCCAATAATTCCTTTGAGGGAGAACTTCCATTAAATATCACGGGTTGTTCAGAGCTAAGTATTCTTGATTTAAGGGGTAACAGGCTCATCGGGGGAATTCGAGATGACCTGAGCACTTTATCTAAGCTTTACGCCCTGAGCCTTTCCAGGAATAATTTCTCAGGCAGCATTCCACCATCTTTAGGTAATATTTCCTCTCTTCAGATACTTAACATGTCAAGAAACAATCTAGGTGGAAATATTCCGGCGGAGATTGGTTGGCTTTCAAATCTGCATGTCCTTGAGCTGTCCTCAAATAGACTTTTAGGTGCAGTTTCTCCTCAGCTCTACAACATTTCGACACTCCAGATCTTTTCTATTACTAACAATCTATTAAGTGGACAGTTTCCTGCTACTGTGGGATTGACTCTTCCAAACCTTACTTTATTTTTGGCTGATTTGAACCAATTCTTTGGATCAATTCCCACTACATTAGCAAATGCTTCATAG